One genomic segment of Ricinus communis isolate WT05 ecotype wild-type chromosome 3, ASM1957865v1, whole genome shotgun sequence includes these proteins:
- the LOC8261714 gene encoding nicotianamine synthase: protein MASLQNTNFDSQIPAELLIASITQIHGAISKLDSLRPSKQVNGLFSHLVKLCILPSSIDITSLPEEAQEMRKSLIVLCGRAEGLLELEFATFLIKIPQPLANVNLFPYYANYVKLANLEYSILSENGIVQPKKVAFVGSGPMPLTSIVMATHHLRSTHFDNFDIDEAANDVARKIVGSDSDLEKRMKFETCDVMEVKEKLREYDCIFLAALVGMSKEEKVKILGHVRKYMKEGGILLVRSANGARAFLYPVIDDKDLVGFDVLSIFHPTNDVINSVVLARKPSF from the coding sequence ATGGCTTCCCTTCAAAACACCAACTTCGACAGCCAAATTCCTGCCGAGCTGCTCATTGCTAGCATTACGCAAATCCATGGTGCCATATCCAAGCTTGACTCATTAAGACCTTCCAAGCAAGTGAATGGCCTCTTCTCTCACCTTGTCAAATTATGTATCCTCCCTTCTTCTATAGACATCACTTCCTTGCCGGAAGAAGCCCAAGAAATGCGCAAAAGCCTCATTGTTCTCTGCGGCCGAGCTGAAGGTCTGTTGGAGCTTGAGTTCGCAACATTCTTGATCAAAATCCCTCAACCTTTAGCCAACGTTAATCTGTTTCCTTACTATGCCAACTATGTCAAGCTTGCTAACTTGGAATATAGCATTCTAAGCGAAAATGGAATCGTCCAACCTAAGAAGGTGGCTTTTGTAGGATCAGGTCCAATGCCTCTGACCTCAATTGTAATGGCTACCCATCACTTGAGATCCACTCACTTCGACAATTTTGATATCGACGAGGCTGCTAATGATGTGGCTCGCAAGATTGTGGGTTCTGATAGTGATCTAGAGAAGAGAATGAAGTTTGAAACATGTGATGTAATGGAAGTGAAAGAGAAGCTAAGAGAATATGACTGCATATTCCTGGCAGCTTTGGTTGGGATGAGCAAAGAAGAGAAAGTGAAGATTCTTGGACATGTAAGGAAATATATGAAGGAAGGAGGGATTTTGCTGGTGAGAAGTGCAAATGGTGCAAGAGCTTTTCTTTACCCTGTTATTGATGACAAAGACTTGGTTGGTTTTGATGTTCTCTCCATTTTCCACCCCACTAACGATGTGATCAACTCAGTCGTTCTTGCAAGGAAGCCAAGCTTTTGA